One Alkalicoccus halolimnae DNA segment encodes these proteins:
- the cysC gene encoding adenylyl-sulfate kinase → MKSLLKFITCGSVDDGKSTLIGHMLYDAKLLFADQEKALELDSKVGSRGGDIDYSLLLDGLMAEREQGITIDVAYRYFTTENRSFIVADTPGHEEYTRNMAVGASFAEAAVILVDAAKGVSTQTRRHARICSFMGIKHLVLAVNKMDLIEYDRERFEEIKKEFTKITYDFDIDSVTVIPVSATEGDNITKQSENTLWYKGMSLLECLENIDVFNEKDKEDFVMPVQRVSRPNQQFRGFQGQVEAGEVTVGDEITSLPSKEKAKVKSLFVTDREEKAAGTGEPVTVQLDREVDVSRGCVLTTNPNVSTADMFTATLLWMDDSPLVPGRNYFIKAGTNILPGTVMTVKHKIDINTGDFIPADRVFKNELVECEISLSENMVFDSFADNEALGGFILIDRVSNMTSACGVIESPLSRSENVVWQDSDVTREIRSQQKGQMPGTIWFTGLSGSGKSTLANEVEKRLVASGYHTMLLDGDNVRHGLNKNLGFKEEDRVENIRRIAEVARLMNDAGVITLASFISPYEQDRSNARDIIGENFIEIYVSTPLEECERRDVKGLYKKARTGEIPNFTGISSPYEVPEQADLHIDTSGTPLEECASRVVEHVMNKFGER, encoded by the coding sequence TTGAAGAGCTTGCTGAAATTCATTACGTGCGGAAGTGTAGATGATGGGAAATCAACGTTGATAGGCCACATGCTCTATGACGCGAAGCTGCTTTTTGCCGATCAGGAAAAAGCGCTGGAACTCGATAGTAAAGTCGGGAGCCGGGGCGGGGACATTGACTATTCCCTGCTGCTGGACGGCCTGATGGCAGAAAGAGAACAGGGGATAACGATTGATGTCGCCTACCGCTATTTCACAACAGAAAACCGTTCGTTTATTGTAGCGGATACGCCGGGACATGAAGAATATACGCGTAACATGGCAGTGGGAGCCTCTTTTGCAGAAGCAGCCGTTATTCTTGTGGATGCTGCCAAAGGAGTAAGCACCCAGACGCGGCGGCATGCACGCATCTGCTCCTTTATGGGCATCAAGCATCTCGTTCTTGCCGTTAATAAAATGGACCTCATTGAATACGATCGGGAACGCTTTGAAGAAATTAAGAAGGAATTCACAAAAATTACCTACGACTTTGATATAGACAGCGTTACTGTCATCCCGGTATCTGCCACAGAAGGGGACAATATTACAAAGCAGTCGGAAAACACACTCTGGTATAAAGGGATGTCTCTTCTGGAATGCCTGGAAAATATAGATGTTTTTAATGAAAAAGACAAAGAAGATTTCGTAATGCCGGTGCAGCGGGTCAGTCGTCCGAACCAGCAGTTCCGGGGCTTTCAGGGACAGGTGGAAGCCGGAGAAGTGACGGTCGGCGACGAAATTACTTCCCTTCCCAGTAAAGAGAAAGCGAAGGTGAAAAGCCTGTTTGTCACAGACCGTGAAGAAAAAGCCGCAGGTACAGGCGAACCTGTAACTGTCCAGCTCGACCGGGAAGTAGATGTTTCGCGCGGCTGCGTACTCACGACAAATCCGAATGTTTCCACCGCAGACATGTTCACCGCGACACTGCTCTGGATGGACGACAGCCCGCTTGTGCCCGGCCGGAACTACTTTATCAAAGCCGGCACGAATATTCTTCCGGGTACCGTTATGACGGTAAAACATAAAATTGATATTAATACAGGAGACTTTATCCCGGCAGATAGAGTATTTAAAAACGAGCTCGTGGAGTGCGAAATATCTCTTTCTGAAAATATGGTATTTGACTCATTTGCCGATAACGAAGCGCTCGGCGGCTTTATTCTGATCGACCGGGTATCCAACATGACGTCGGCCTGCGGAGTGATTGAGAGTCCATTGAGCCGTTCGGAAAACGTCGTCTGGCAGGATTCGGATGTAACCCGCGAGATCCGTTCCCAGCAGAAAGGGCAGATGCCGGGGACGATCTGGTTCACCGGCCTGTCAGGATCGGGAAAATCGACACTTGCCAACGAAGTGGAAAAACGTCTCGTTGCAAGCGGCTATCATACGATGCTGCTTGATGGAGATAATGTGCGGCACGGCCTGAACAAAAACCTCGGTTTTAAGGAAGAGGACCGGGTGGAAAATATCCGCCGTATCGCAGAAGTGGCCAGGCTCATGAACGATGCCGGTGTTATCACACTTGCTTCCTTTATTTCTCCTTATGAACAGGACCGGTCCAACGCCCGGGATATAATCGGAGAGAATTTCATTGAAATCTATGTGAGCACCCCGCTTGAAGAATGTGAGCGCAGGGACGTGAAAGGATTGTACAAAAAGGCACGTACCGGGGAAATTCCCAATTTCACAGGGATTTCCAGTCCGTACGAAGTGCCGGAGCAGGCGGATCTGCACATCGATACGAGCGGGACTCCGCTTGAAGAATGTGCTTCACGTGTCGTGGAGCATGTCATGAACAAATTCGGTGAGCGCTGA
- the cysD gene encoding sulfate adenylyltransferase subunit CysD, producing MKELTHLDQLEAEAIYIIREVAAECEKPVMLYSIGKDSSVMLHLALKAFYPEKPPFPFMHIDTTWKFKEMIEFRDRKAEELGIEMIVHTNEAGAEQGINPFDHGAAYTDIMKTQALKEGLDKYGFTAAFGGGRRDEEKSRAKERVISFRNKNHAWDPKNQKPEMWKLFNTEINKGESMRVFPLSNWTEKDIWQYILRENIDIVPLYFARKRPVIYREDNIVMVDDDRMPLEEEEEIVDRSVRFRTLGCYPLTGGVESTASTLEEIIEETLGAVSSERTSRVIDQEAAGSMERRKREGYF from the coding sequence ATGAAAGAATTAACCCATCTGGATCAACTGGAAGCAGAAGCGATTTATATTATCCGGGAAGTGGCGGCGGAATGCGAAAAACCTGTCATGCTCTATTCGATAGGGAAAGACAGCTCAGTGATGCTTCATCTCGCGCTTAAAGCGTTTTATCCGGAAAAGCCGCCGTTCCCTTTTATGCATATTGATACAACATGGAAATTTAAGGAAATGATCGAGTTTCGGGACCGGAAAGCAGAAGAGCTCGGCATTGAAATGATTGTACATACGAACGAAGCGGGGGCGGAACAGGGAATTAACCCATTTGACCACGGGGCAGCCTACACCGATATTATGAAGACCCAGGCGTTAAAAGAAGGTCTCGATAAATACGGATTTACGGCTGCTTTCGGAGGCGGGCGCCGGGATGAAGAAAAATCACGCGCCAAGGAAAGGGTCATTTCCTTCCGGAACAAAAACCATGCCTGGGATCCGAAAAATCAGAAACCGGAGATGTGGAAGCTGTTCAATACGGAAATTAATAAAGGCGAAAGCATGCGGGTCTTCCCGCTGTCGAACTGGACAGAAAAAGATATCTGGCAGTATATTCTCAGGGAAAATATCGACATTGTCCCGCTTTATTTTGCCAGGAAGCGCCCGGTAATTTACAGGGAGGATAATATCGTGATGGTGGATGATGACCGGATGCCTCTCGAGGAAGAGGAGGAAATCGTGGACCGCAGCGTGCGTTTCCGAACGCTGGGCTGCTATCCGCTTACCGGGGGAGTAGAGTCCACCGCCTCCACGCTTGAGGAAATTATTGAAGAAACACTCGGAGCGGTGTCGTCGGAACGAACGAGCCGTGTGATCGACCAGGAAGCAGCAGGAAGTATGGAAAGACGGAAAAGAGAGGGGTATTTCTAA
- a CDS encoding fructose PTS transporter subunit IIA → MKLIDQMSEDLINTQLEGTTQEEIIEEMMELFAEDNAINSKADFKKAILEREAQASTGIGHEVAVPHGQSDAVIKPGVAFGIVQGGVDWHSHDGAPVKLIFMVAAPEGDNGEEHLRIMQMIASKLRDEDFRKELLKVKNFAEAYELLKEIE, encoded by the coding sequence GTGAAATTAATAGACCAGATGTCGGAAGACTTAATCAATACCCAGCTCGAAGGGACGACACAGGAAGAAATTATAGAGGAAATGATGGAGCTTTTCGCAGAAGATAACGCGATCAATTCCAAGGCCGATTTTAAGAAAGCCATTCTTGAACGGGAAGCGCAGGCTTCCACCGGAATCGGACATGAAGTAGCCGTACCGCACGGGCAGTCGGATGCTGTAATTAAACCGGGGGTTGCATTCGGTATTGTCCAGGGCGGCGTAGACTGGCACAGTCATGACGGAGCTCCTGTGAAATTGATCTTTATGGTTGCGGCACCGGAAGGAGATAACGGAGAGGAGCATCTCCGGATTATGCAGATGATCGCAAGTAAATTAAGGGATGAAGACTTCCGGAAAGAACTGCTCAAAGTAAAAAATTTCGCGGAAGCGTATGAACTTTTAAAAGAAATAGAATAA
- the rbsB gene encoding ribose ABC transporter substrate-binding protein RbsB, producing MKKIFVLVMMLAAVLLAAACSTESPVENNEEAANEGSGNNSGSENTEVETAGNEDAEYTVGFSISTLNNPFFVTLQEGAEAKAEELGVEFIMVDAQDDNSKQVSDIEDLLQRDIDVLMVNPTDSTAVISAVENANDQDIPVITVDRAADEGEVVTHIASDNVAGGEMAAELMVDLVGEGSPVAELEGISGSSAARERGEGFNNVAEDSLDVVTSQTANFDRAEGLTVMENILQGNPDLTGVFAHNDEMALGALQAIEAAGNEDVVVIGFDATEDAVEAVEEGRMGGTVAQQPTLIGEEAVQASMDVIEGNEIEEFIPVELELVTE from the coding sequence ATGAAAAAGATTTTTGTATTAGTAATGATGCTGGCAGCAGTACTTTTAGCAGCGGCCTGTTCGACAGAATCCCCGGTGGAAAATAATGAAGAAGCAGCAAACGAAGGAAGCGGTAATAATTCCGGTTCAGAAAATACAGAAGTTGAAACAGCCGGAAATGAGGATGCAGAATACACAGTTGGCTTTTCTATTTCTACGTTAAATAATCCCTTTTTCGTAACGCTTCAAGAAGGAGCTGAAGCTAAAGCAGAAGAGCTTGGTGTTGAATTTATTATGGTGGATGCTCAGGATGACAACTCCAAGCAGGTAAGCGATATTGAAGACCTGCTTCAGCGTGATATCGATGTTCTCATGGTAAACCCGACTGATTCGACAGCTGTAATCAGTGCAGTGGAAAATGCTAATGACCAGGACATTCCGGTTATTACGGTAGATCGGGCGGCAGACGAAGGAGAAGTAGTAACTCATATTGCTTCCGATAACGTGGCAGGCGGAGAAATGGCTGCGGAACTAATGGTGGATCTTGTAGGAGAAGGCAGTCCTGTAGCAGAATTGGAAGGTATCTCCGGTTCCTCCGCTGCCCGTGAACGTGGTGAAGGTTTTAATAACGTAGCTGAAGATTCTTTGGACGTCGTGACTTCCCAGACCGCAAATTTTGACCGGGCAGAAGGTTTAACGGTAATGGAGAATATTCTGCAGGGTAATCCGGATTTGACCGGTGTATTTGCTCATAACGATGAAATGGCTCTCGGAGCTCTCCAAGCAATTGAAGCAGCAGGAAACGAAGATGTTGTGGTCATCGGTTTCGATGCTACGGAGGATGCTGTAGAAGCTGTGGAAGAAGGAAGAATGGGTGGCACTGTCGCACAGCAGCCGACTTTGATCGGGGAAGAAGCTGTCCAGGCATCCATGGACGTTATCGAAGGAAATGAAATAGAAGAATTTATTCCAGTGGAGTTGGAGCTGGTAACGGAATAA
- a CDS encoding ABC transporter permease subunit has product MKKRRQLASIMRTLGPFIGLFIIMAIITILNPGFLSPANLLNVLRQVSINALIAFGMTFVILTGGIDLSVGSTLALASAVSASLMASGLDPILAVMVGLLAGAVLGAFNGVFIAKGKVAPFIATLATMTIYRGLTLVLTDGRPVSGLGESAAFEMLGRGYFLGIPVPAITMMIAFAVLYLILKKTTFGRRVYAVGGNEEAAVLSGIKADRIKIYVYSLTGMLSALAGMILTSRLNSAQPTAGTMYELDAIAAVVLGGTSLTGGRGWIVGTLIGALIIGVLNNGLNLLGVSSFFQQVVKGSVILLAVLLDRKKSA; this is encoded by the coding sequence ATGAAAAAACGTAGGCAATTAGCTTCCATTATGAGAACACTCGGGCCATTTATCGGGCTGTTTATCATTATGGCGATTATTACTATTTTGAATCCAGGTTTTCTTTCTCCGGCGAACCTGCTGAATGTATTGAGGCAGGTATCGATTAATGCCTTAATTGCGTTCGGGATGACATTCGTGATTTTAACCGGAGGTATTGACCTCTCTGTTGGTTCGACTCTGGCACTCGCGTCCGCTGTCTCAGCATCGCTTATGGCCTCGGGATTGGATCCCATACTGGCAGTTATGGTCGGTCTGCTCGCAGGAGCTGTGCTCGGTGCATTTAACGGGGTTTTCATAGCGAAAGGAAAAGTCGCGCCATTCATTGCTACACTAGCTACGATGACGATATACCGAGGTTTAACGCTCGTTTTAACAGACGGAAGACCAGTTTCAGGACTTGGTGAGTCTGCTGCATTTGAAATGCTGGGAAGAGGATACTTCCTTGGTATACCTGTTCCTGCCATTACGATGATGATTGCATTTGCAGTGCTGTATCTCATATTAAAGAAAACAACCTTTGGAAGAAGAGTTTATGCTGTAGGAGGTAATGAAGAAGCCGCTGTTTTGTCAGGTATTAAAGCAGATCGTATTAAAATATACGTCTATTCCCTGACTGGTATGCTGTCGGCTCTGGCCGGAATGATTTTAACTTCGCGGCTGAATTCTGCACAGCCTACAGCGGGAACCATGTATGAACTGGATGCTATTGCGGCAGTTGTTCTAGGAGGAACGAGTTTAACGGGAGGCAGAGGTTGGATTGTCGGCACTTTAATTGGTGCCTTGATCATAGGGGTATTAAATAATGGCCTCAACTTATTGGGTGTTAGTTCATTTTTCCAGCAGGTGGTCAAAGGTTCGGTCATCCTGTTAGCGGTTTTATTAGACCGCAAAAAATCAGCATAG
- a CDS encoding sugar ABC transporter ATP-binding protein, with amino-acid sequence MIINMKGIDKAFSGNQVLKGVDFSLEKGEIHALMGENGAGKSTLMKILTGIYERDAGEVHVNGEPVHYKHPREAEKDGIAVIHQELNILPELTAAENLFLGKEITAGKFGWMKTKQMNEEAEVALENLGLKVPVTRRAGTLSVGQQQLIEIAKALETNAKIIIMDEPTAALTDREIDTLFQTIRELQKEGVSFIYISHRMEEIFDLCQRVTVLRDGTYVGTKEIAALTFDEVVNMMVGREIGERFPENDATPGEVKLEIKNFSKAGLFKDVSLYVREGEILGISGLMGSGRSEIVETVFGYRKEDSGEVFIDGRKVKINSPKDAIDHGIGFISEDRKSKGLVVDFSIRENLEMTNLEKISDYGWISSKKQRALYEELINKLSVRTSGPNQAAKSLSGGNQQKVVIAKWLYMKPRVLILDEPTRGVDIGAKKEIYNIMVDLAKTGVAIIMISSELPEVIGMSTRVGVMSEGKLMTVLEREELSEQRIMHFATGGDRHEKT; translated from the coding sequence GTGATTATTAATATGAAGGGCATTGATAAAGCATTTAGTGGAAACCAGGTGCTGAAAGGGGTAGATTTTTCTTTAGAAAAAGGGGAAATTCATGCTTTGATGGGGGAAAATGGAGCTGGTAAATCTACGCTTATGAAAATTTTGACCGGAATTTATGAACGTGATGCCGGAGAAGTTCACGTAAATGGGGAACCAGTTCATTACAAACATCCACGTGAAGCAGAGAAAGATGGAATAGCTGTCATTCACCAGGAATTAAACATTCTTCCAGAGTTGACAGCTGCGGAAAATCTATTTCTCGGAAAAGAGATCACGGCTGGAAAATTTGGTTGGATGAAAACAAAGCAGATGAATGAAGAAGCGGAGGTGGCGCTCGAAAATCTGGGATTGAAAGTTCCTGTAACACGCCGGGCGGGGACTTTGTCTGTAGGACAGCAGCAGCTCATTGAAATTGCTAAGGCACTCGAGACGAATGCCAAAATTATCATTATGGATGAACCTACTGCTGCACTGACCGACAGGGAGATCGACACTTTATTCCAAACGATTAGAGAGCTTCAAAAAGAAGGTGTTTCATTCATTTATATTTCCCACAGGATGGAGGAAATTTTCGACTTGTGCCAGCGAGTGACGGTTCTCAGGGATGGAACCTATGTGGGGACGAAAGAAATTGCTGCTCTTACCTTCGATGAAGTAGTCAACATGATGGTTGGAAGGGAAATCGGAGAACGCTTTCCGGAAAATGATGCAACTCCGGGGGAAGTGAAACTTGAGATAAAAAACTTTTCAAAAGCTGGTTTATTCAAAGATGTTTCTCTGTACGTCCGGGAAGGAGAAATACTGGGGATATCCGGATTAATGGGATCGGGGCGCTCTGAAATTGTGGAAACAGTTTTTGGTTATCGAAAAGAAGATTCGGGAGAGGTATTTATTGACGGAAGGAAAGTAAAGATAAATTCTCCGAAAGACGCTATCGATCATGGCATTGGTTTTATTTCCGAAGATCGAAAGTCTAAAGGACTTGTGGTCGATTTTTCAATAAGGGAAAATTTAGAAATGACCAATCTGGAAAAAATTTCAGATTACGGATGGATCTCTTCCAAAAAGCAGCGGGCTCTTTATGAAGAACTTATCAATAAACTAAGTGTACGGACTTCGGGGCCTAATCAGGCGGCTAAATCTCTCAGCGGGGGAAATCAGCAGAAAGTCGTTATTGCCAAATGGCTTTATATGAAGCCGCGTGTGCTGATTCTTGATGAACCTACAAGAGGGGTTGATATCGGTGCAAAAAAAGAGATTTACAACATTATGGTTGATCTTGCTAAAACAGGAGTAGCAATTATCATGATTTCTTCAGAACTTCCGGAAGTGATTGGGATGAGTACAAGAGTAGGTGTCATGTCGGAAGGGAAGTTAATGACCGTTTTGGAGAGAGAAGAATTAAGTGAACAAAGAATCATGCACTTCGCGACAGGAGGAGACAGACATGAAAAAACGTAG
- the rbsD gene encoding D-ribose pyranase, whose amino-acid sequence MQKNGILNRDIAGILAKLGHTDEIVIADCGLPIPDDVLCIDVSLRLGYPDFAEIFKLLMKEMQVEGLVAAEESSTSNSKVTQIIEHQQLFLTYIPHELFKERTRKAKVIIRTGENTPYANVILQAGVIF is encoded by the coding sequence ATGCAGAAAAACGGAATACTTAATCGTGATATAGCAGGTATCCTGGCGAAACTCGGTCATACAGATGAGATTGTTATAGCGGACTGCGGCCTTCCTATTCCGGATGATGTTCTGTGCATCGATGTGAGCCTTCGTTTGGGATATCCGGATTTTGCAGAAATTTTTAAACTTTTGATGAAGGAGATGCAGGTTGAAGGACTTGTGGCGGCCGAAGAAAGCAGTACCAGCAATTCAAAAGTTACTCAGATAATAGAACATCAACAGCTTTTTCTTACTTACATTCCACATGAGTTATTTAAAGAGCGGACACGAAAGGCAAAAGTAATTATCCGCACTGGTGAGAACACTCCATATGCCAATGTAATTCTTCAGGCAGGGGTTATATTTTAA
- the rbsK gene encoding ribokinase, giving the protein MTGKVTVVGSINVDMVTTSEKMPKQGETILGEAFHTVPGGKGANQAVAAAKLGADVTMLGKVGEDAIGKEMIANLQKEKVCTDYVEPVTGISTGVATILLSGGDNRIIVTPGANLKVTPEYVRRHEKVLRESDIVLIQFEIPLETVEEVLRICEAHQVPVVINPAPAQKLKKVFWEKATWITPNETERDELFDGHTFSNKMIVTLGGEGVLLPGAETVIPGFSVTAVDTTGAGDTFNGALASSLAAGKPVTEAVSFANAAAAISVTEFGAQGGMPLKKAVMQLLEKGGPYAEKRNT; this is encoded by the coding sequence ATGACTGGAAAAGTGACGGTAGTCGGGAGCATTAATGTCGACATGGTGACGACTTCGGAAAAAATGCCGAAGCAGGGAGAAACGATTCTTGGAGAAGCATTCCACACCGTACCCGGGGGGAAGGGAGCAAATCAGGCCGTGGCTGCTGCCAAACTTGGAGCTGATGTTACGATGCTCGGAAAAGTTGGAGAAGACGCAATTGGGAAAGAAATGATTGCAAATCTGCAAAAAGAAAAGGTTTGTACGGATTATGTGGAACCGGTTACAGGCATCAGTACAGGGGTTGCTACCATTCTTCTATCAGGAGGAGATAACCGTATCATCGTAACGCCGGGAGCCAATTTGAAGGTTACTCCAGAGTATGTAAGGCGCCATGAAAAAGTTCTCAGGGAAAGTGATATCGTACTCATTCAATTTGAAATTCCTCTCGAAACGGTCGAAGAAGTGCTGAGAATTTGTGAAGCGCATCAGGTGCCGGTAGTTATTAACCCTGCACCTGCCCAAAAGTTGAAGAAGGTTTTCTGGGAGAAAGCGACTTGGATAACTCCGAATGAAACGGAAAGGGACGAACTGTTTGATGGACATACCTTTTCTAATAAAATGATCGTCACGCTCGGAGGAGAGGGAGTTTTGCTGCCGGGAGCTGAAACAGTTATTCCAGGATTCTCTGTTACTGCTGTGGATACGACGGGAGCTGGAGATACGTTCAATGGAGCTCTTGCTTCTTCCCTTGCTGCAGGAAAGCCTGTTACAGAGGCCGTCTCATTTGCCAACGCTGCTGCAGCTATATCCGTAACGGAATTTGGCGCTCAGGGTGGTATGCCTTTGAAAAAGGCGGTAATGCAATTATTGGAAAAGGGAGGTCCGTATGCAGAAAAACGGAATACTTAA
- a CDS encoding LacI family DNA-binding transcriptional regulator, giving the protein MPTIKDVAKQAGVSVATVSRVLNKKGYVSKEAEKAVSAAIKKLDYRPNAVARSLYHKTSGMIGLVLPDISNPFFPELARAVEDVALAYGYTVVFCNTDEEVEKEQKYFEALKQKYVDGIILSTSSQEQEAYHQLDLPLVALDRILGENIPTVVSENRKGAELAATHLLDNGCRHLAHLRGPEGVGPADERYEGFMEVVRREKIPYIIKNAGFDMEKAKQTTLKLIRSNPSIDGIFAGSDITAAGAMHALAILGKKVPDDVKVIGFDGIPLGSMLVPGLTTIEQPIYKMGALAARLLIKQIEKNPHDKIYHELPVKLIVRGTTEEVKNDWKSDGSREH; this is encoded by the coding sequence ATGCCGACAATTAAAGATGTGGCGAAGCAGGCCGGTGTGTCAGTAGCAACTGTCTCACGGGTTCTTAACAAAAAAGGATACGTGAGCAAAGAAGCTGAGAAAGCTGTTTCGGCAGCTATTAAAAAACTGGATTACCGGCCGAACGCCGTAGCACGATCTTTATATCATAAAACATCCGGTATGATTGGTCTCGTACTTCCCGATATCAGCAATCCGTTCTTCCCGGAGCTCGCCCGGGCAGTAGAGGACGTAGCCCTTGCCTATGGATACACGGTGGTTTTTTGTAACACAGATGAGGAAGTTGAGAAAGAACAAAAATATTTTGAAGCATTAAAACAAAAATATGTAGACGGAATTATTTTATCCACGAGCAGTCAGGAACAGGAAGCCTATCATCAGCTGGATCTTCCGCTAGTTGCCCTGGACCGTATACTTGGTGAAAATATCCCTACGGTCGTTTCCGAAAATAGAAAAGGGGCAGAATTAGCCGCAACCCACCTGCTTGATAATGGGTGCAGACATCTTGCACATCTGAGGGGTCCGGAGGGAGTAGGACCCGCTGATGAAAGATATGAAGGTTTTATGGAAGTTGTGAGAAGAGAAAAAATCCCCTACATCATCAAGAATGCGGGATTTGACATGGAGAAGGCTAAGCAGACAACGCTGAAATTGATTCGTTCCAATCCTTCTATAGATGGAATTTTTGCAGGCAGTGACATTACTGCAGCCGGTGCTATGCATGCTCTCGCAATATTAGGAAAGAAAGTACCTGATGACGTAAAGGTCATAGGGTTTGATGGAATTCCGCTTGGCAGCATGCTGGTCCCGGGACTGACGACGATCGAACAGCCTATTTATAAAATGGGAGCACTAGCAGCCCGGCTGTTGATCAAGCAAATCGAAAAAAACCCACACGATAAGATTTATCACGAACTTCCTGTAAAACTTATTGTAAGAGGAACGACAGAGGAGGTAAAAAATGACTGGAAAAGTGACGGTAGTCGGGAGCATTAA